ACAGATTTAACGCTGACAACATTTACAGAAAAAAGTACTGCGCTGACCCTGTTTGATACTCTCAATCGGCGTGCCGCAATGGTGACAGGGCTCGCCGCTGCGGCCATAGACCTGTAACTCCTGCGCGAAATAACCCGGTTTGCCATCGGACTGCAGGAAATCCCGCAGCGTGGTGCCGCCTTGCTCAATCGAGCGTTGCAATACCTGTTTGATGGAACGTACCAGTTGGTCCGCTTCAACCTCAGACAACGAACCCGCCGGTCGGTTCGGCAGAACACCGGCATTAAACAGCGATTCGCTGGCGTAAATGTTGCCCACGCCCACCACCAGTTTGTTGTCCATAATCCACAGCTTGATCGGCGTTTTGCGGCCGCGGGATTGGGCAAACAGGTAGCGACCGGAAAAATCGTCGCTCAGCGGTTCCGGCCCCAGATGTGCCAGCACCGAACTGGTCGCCGGATCGTCGCACCACAGCCAGGCGCCGAAACGACGCGGGTCGGTATAACGCAGCACCTTACCGCTGTCCATCACCAGATCGACGTGGTCATGCTTATCCGGCTCGCTGTATTCCGGCAGCACCCGCAAACTGCCCGACATACCCAGATGTACGATTATCCAGCCGGTCGGCAGTTCAATCAGCAGATATTTGGCCCGCCGCTGCACACTCAGCACCGGCGTATCGCTCAGCGATAGAATTTCAGGAGAGACAGGCCAGCGCAGGCGCGCGTTACGCACCTCGGCATACAGAATGGTATGGCCGACCAGCCAGGGTGAAATGCCCCGGCGACTGGTTTCCACTTCGGGTAATTCTGGCATGCGTCCTCCGGTGAAATGTCCTGCTGAAGCGATAAAAAAACCCGGCCGAAGCCGGGTTTTTCAGATCCACTAAAATTACTTAATTTTAGCTTCTTTGTAGACGACGTGCTGACGAACCACTGGATCGAATTTTTTCAGTTCCAGTTTTTCCGGCATCGTACGCTTGTTCTTCGTAGTGGTATAGTAGTGACCAGTACCAGCAGAAGAAACCAGCTTGATCTTCTCGCGAACACCTTTAGCCATGATTCAGTTCCTTAATACTTTTCACCACGGGCACGCAGATCGGCCAGAACCGCTTCGATACCCTTTTTATCGATAACACGCATACCTTTAGCAGATACGCGCAGCGTTACAAAACGCTTCTCACCTTCAACCCAAAAACGATGGGAGTGCAGGTTTGGCAGAAAACGGCGTTTAGTCGCATTCATTGCGTGTGAACGGTTATTACCGGTCACCGGACGCTTGCCAGTAACTTGGCAGACTCGGGACATGTCTATTCTCCAAAAATCAAATCAGCTCGAGCTTCGTAGAGGGTGTCGGCCGCCTCGTCAGGCTTTAGAGCCCATCTCAGCAACTTCACTGAAAAGACTCTGTCATCAGGGTAAACCTGCTGAGATAGGCTCTTAACGCCACACCCAAGATTCTCAAAGGTGGCGTAGTATACGCTTTGAAGCGTATGCGCTCAAGTCCCGAACAGCTAAAGATCCCCCAGGATCGCGGAAATATCTTTCAAATCCACCCTCGCTCGGCAAAAGAAACGTACTCGCCGCGCCCGATCACCAGATGGTCGAGCACCCGAATATCCAGCAATTGGCAGGCTTGAGCAATTTTTCCGGTGATGGAGCGGTCGGCCTGACTGGGCTCCGCCCGGCCGGACGGATGGTTATGCGCCAGGATCAGCGCGGCGGCGTTGGCTTTGAGCGCCTCGCGCACAATCTCACGCGGATGCACCTCCACGCTACTGATCGTGCCGGCGAACATTTCCTGATGACGAATCACCCGATGCTGGTTATCCAGAAACATCACCAGAAAGACCTCCCGTTCATGATGCGCCAGCAGCAATTGCAAGTACTGCTGCGTCACTTCCGGGTTGAGCATCGCATCCTCCCGCGCCAGGTGGGAAGAAAACAGCCGCCGGGCCAGTTCCGCCACCGCCTGCAACTGCGTGTATTTGGACACCCCCACGCCCCGTGCGTTACAAAAGGTGTCCTTGTCCGCCATCATGAGCTGATACAACGACCCAAATTGCATCAGCAGGCTTTCCGCCAGTTGCATCACATGCGTACCTGCGATGCCGGTACGCAGGAAAATCGCCAGCAGCTCCGTATCGCTCAACGCCCCGGCGCCCAGCGCCATCAATTTTTCACGCGGCGCACATCCGTCATTCCATGCCATTGCCACTCTCCTCCCCGAACGGTGGCTTATCATCTCATGCGTCTGTCGGAGGGACGACGGGCCGGTTCTCGGGCTGCGAGGCGTTCCGCAATTTTTCCTGTATCAGGAAATGCGATACCTAAGATTCCTCGACCTGTGGCAGCTTATGATAAAATGCAGCCTCTTTTCGGCTGACAAACGGATATAACGATGACAGATTCTTCCAGTCTGCGCGGGCTTTCCGACACATCGCCTGCGGGAAAACATCTCGCGGGGAAACGTATCGCAGGGAAACATATTGTTCTGGGCATTAGCGGCGGCATCGCCGCCTACAAATGCCCGGAACTGGTTCGACGCCTGCGCGACAGGGGCGCCGAGGTTCGCGTGGTGATGACGCCCGCCGCCAGCGCATTTATCACGCCGTTGACGCTGCAGGCGGTGTCCGGTTATCCGGTTTCGACCGATCTGCTGGATCCCGCCGCCGAGGCCGCCATGGGCCATATTGAGCTGGGGAAATGGGCGGACCTGGTGATTCTGGCCCCCGCTTCGGCAGACCTGATAGCCCGGCTGGCGGCCGGCATGGCCAACGATCTGCTGACTACCGTCTGTCTGGCGACGGCGGCGCCTGTCGCCATCGCGCCGGCCATGAACCAGCAGATGTACCGCGCCGCCGCCACACAGCACAATCTGGGCGTACTGGCCGCCCGCGGTGCGTTGATCTGGGGCCCGGACAGCGGCAGTCAGGCCTGCGGCGATGTCGGCCCCGGCCGAATGATTGATCCGCTGGAGATTGTGGCGAACGCTGACGCGCACTTCTCCCGTGTCAACGATCTGCAACACCTCAGTGTTATGGTCACGGCAGGGCCGACACGTGAAGCGCTGGACCCGGTACGTTTCATCAGTAACCACAGTTCCGGGAAAATGGGATTTGCCATCGCCGCCGCCGCCGCCGCACGCGGAGCTCGCGTGACGCTGGTGACCGGCCCGGTTAATTTGCCGACGCCGGATAATGTCACCCGCATTGATGTCATTAGCGCGCAGGAAATGCACCAGGCGGTGATGCGTGAAGCGCCGCAACAGCATATCGTGGTGGGCTGCGCCGCCGTGGCGGACTACCGGGCGCAGGTGATCGCCGACGAAAAGATCAAAAAGCAGGGCGATGAAATCAGTGTCACTCTGGTCAAGAATCCGGATATCATCGCCGATGTGGCCGCCATGAGCGAAAACCGGCCTTATGTTGTCGGGTTTGCCGCCGAAACCAGTAATGTGGAAGAATACGCGCGCCAGAAACTGGCCCGCAAACAGCTGGACCTGATTTGCGCGAATGATGTATCCCTTTCCGATCAAGGGTTTGATTCGGAAAACAATGCATTGCATCTTTTCTGGCCGGGCGGGGATAAGCGCCTGCCGCACGGCAGCAAGCACCTGCTGGGTCAACAGTTAATCGACGAGATTGTCAGCCGTTATGATGAAAAAAATCGACGTAAAAATTCTTGATGCGCGTATCGGGCAACAGTTCCCGTTGCCGACCTATGCAACGCCGGGTTCCGCCGGGCTGGACCTGCGCGCCTGTCTGGACACCGCGGTGGAACTGGCGGCTGGCGCAACCACGCTGGTGCCGACCGGTCTGGCTATCCACATCGCCGACCCGTCGCTGGCTGCGGTGATCCTGCCGCGCTCGGGTCTTGGTCACAAACATGGTGTGGTGCTGGGCAATCTGGTGGGTTTGATCGATTCCGACTACCAGGGTCAGCTGATGGTGTCGGTCTGGAACCGCGGCAGCCAGTCTTTTATCATCGAACCCGGTGAACGCATTGCCCAGATGGTATTCGTGCCGGTGGTGCAGGCCGAATTCAATCTGGTTAACGATTTCGTCGGCAGCGAACGGGGAGAAGGTGGTTTCGGCCATTCCGGCCGTCACTGATACGCCACATCCCTGCCTCCCAGGAAAACTATAAAGCCACAGCGTTAATGCGACTGTGGCGCTATCTGGTGTTTGTCCGTCACATTTTTATCAAGGGTCTTTTCTGACATGGCAGAGAAAGAAAATACGAAAAGGAACCGTCGCGAAGAAATTCTGCAGGCGCTGGCGCAAATGCTGGAATCCAGCGACGGTAGTCAACGCATTACCACCGCCAAGCTGGCCGCCACCGTCGGCGTTTCGGAAGCCGCGCTTTACCGGCACTTTCCCAGCAAAACGCGGATGTTTGACAGCCTGATCGAATTTATTGAAGACAGCCTGACCACCCGCATCAACCTGATTCTGCAGGATGAAAAAGACACCTTTAACCGGCTACGGCTGATTTTGTTGCTGATTCTCGGCTTTGCGGAGAAAAACCCCGGCCTGACGCGCATTCTCACCGGCCACGCGCTGATGTTCGAGCAGGACCGCTTGCAGGGCCGCATCAACCAGCTGTTTGACCGCATTGAATCTCAGCTACGTCAGGTGCTGCGCGAACATAAGTTGCGTAGCGGCGAAGCGTTTCGTCATGATGAAACATTGCTGGCAAGCCAGTTGCTGGCGTTCTGCGAAGGCATGCTGTCCCGCTTTACCCGCTCCGAGTTTCGCACTCTGCCCACGCAGGATTTCGATACCCGCTGGCCGCTGCTGGCCGCCCAGCTTCAGTAAACGCACCGCGTGGCACATCGCCACGCCGCTTACTTCACGCCCGCTATTTTACACACCGAACTGTTTTACACGCCGAACTGTGCGCGATAGGCTTTCACCGCCTCCAGGTGCGCAGCCATCTCCGGTTTTTCCGCCAGATAGGTAATCAGCTCCTGCAGGGTGATAATTGAGGTGACCTTGCACTGGAAATCGCGTTCTACTTCCTGAATGGCAGACAGCTCGCCACGGCCACGCTCCTGCCTGTCCAGCGCGATCAGCACGCCCGCCAGCGAGGCGCCCTGTGCGGCGATGATCTCCATCGACTCGCGAATGGCGGTGCCGGCGGTAATCACATCGTCCACCAGCATGATACGCCCCTTGAGCGGACTGCCGACCAGATTGCCGCCCTCGCCGTGATCCTTGGCTTCCTTACGATTGAAGCAGTACGGCACGTCGCGGTCGTGGTGCTCCGCCAGCGCCACCGCGGTGGTGGTGGCGATCGGAATGCCCTTGTAGGCCGGCCCGAACAATACGTCGAATTCAACGCCGGCATCCACCAGCGCTTCAGCATAAAAGCGCCCCAGCAACGCTAGATCGCGCCCGGTGTTGAACAGCCCGGCATTGAAGAAATAGGGGCTAATGCGCCCGGATTTCAGGGTAAATTCGCCGAACTTCAGTACCTGCTTGCTGAGTGCGAATTCGATAAACTGGCGCTGATAGGCTTTCATGACTCCCTCTCCTGTAACGATGGCGGATGGCGGGACGTCCCGCCGTTCTGACGACATAGCATAAAAAACGATGGCATAAAAAAGCGACCACTGGGGTCGCTTTAAAAAATTTAATCGGCCAGTGCGGCCTTCTGCGCTCGGACAATGTCTTCGATGCCCTGGCGCGCCAGCGCCAGCAACGACAGCAACTCGTCATGACTGAACGGTTCGCCCTCTGCGGTGCCCTGCACCTCGATCATCCGACCGTCTTCGGTCATCACCACGTTCATGTCGGTTTCCGCCGCGGAGTCTTCCACGTATTCCAGGTCGCACACCGCTTCGCCGTTGACAATCCCGACTGATACTGCCGCCACCATGCCTTTCAGCGGGCTGGTTTTCAGCTTGCCGCTGGCAACCATGCCGTTGAGCGCGTCGGCCAACGCCACACAGGCGCCGGTGATGGACGCGGTACGGGTGCCGCCGTCGGCCTGCAACACATCGCAATCCAACGTAATAGTGTATTCACCCAGTTTGTTCAGATCGACCGCGGCGCGCAGCGAACGAGCGATCAGACGCTGAATTTCCAGCGTACGGCCGCCCTGCTTGCCTTTCGCCGCTTCGCGGGCGTTACGGCTGTGGGTAGAGCGCGGCAACATACCGTATTCGGCGGTAATCCAGCCTTGTCCCTGACCTTTCAGGAAACGCGGCACCCCGTCTTCTACCGTGGCGTTGCACAACACTTTGGTATCGCCGAACTCCACCAGCACCGATCCTTCGGCATGTTTGGTGTAGTGACGGGTTAATGT
The DNA window shown above is from Dickeya dadantii NCPPB 898 and carries:
- the mutM gene encoding bifunctional DNA-formamidopyrimidine glycosylase/DNA-(apurinic or apyrimidinic site) lyase, which gives rise to MPELPEVETSRRGISPWLVGHTILYAEVRNARLRWPVSPEILSLSDTPVLSVQRRAKYLLIELPTGWIIVHLGMSGSLRVLPEYSEPDKHDHVDLVMDSGKVLRYTDPRRFGAWLWCDDPATSSVLAHLGPEPLSDDFSGRYLFAQSRGRKTPIKLWIMDNKLVVGVGNIYASESLFNAGVLPNRPAGSLSEVEADQLVRSIKQVLQRSIEQGGTTLRDFLQSDGKPGYFAQELQVYGRSGEPCHHCGTPIESIKQGQRSTFFCKCCQR
- the rpmG gene encoding 50S ribosomal protein L33, which produces MAKGVREKIKLVSSAGTGHYYTTTKNKRTMPEKLELKKFDPVVRQHVVYKEAKIK
- the rpmB gene encoding 50S ribosomal protein L28 produces the protein MSRVCQVTGKRPVTGNNRSHAMNATKRRFLPNLHSHRFWVEGEKRFVTLRVSAKGMRVIDKKGIEAVLADLRARGEKY
- the radC gene encoding RadC family protein, yielding MAWNDGCAPREKLMALGAGALSDTELLAIFLRTGIAGTHVMQLAESLLMQFGSLYQLMMADKDTFCNARGVGVSKYTQLQAVAELARRLFSSHLAREDAMLNPEVTQQYLQLLLAHHEREVFLVMFLDNQHRVIRHQEMFAGTISSVEVHPREIVREALKANAAALILAHNHPSGRAEPSQADRSITGKIAQACQLLDIRVLDHLVIGRGEYVSFAERGWI
- the coaBC gene encoding bifunctional phosphopantothenoylcysteine decarboxylase/phosphopantothenate--cysteine ligase CoaBC, which translates into the protein MTDSSSLRGLSDTSPAGKHLAGKRIAGKHIVLGISGGIAAYKCPELVRRLRDRGAEVRVVMTPAASAFITPLTLQAVSGYPVSTDLLDPAAEAAMGHIELGKWADLVILAPASADLIARLAAGMANDLLTTVCLATAAPVAIAPAMNQQMYRAAATQHNLGVLAARGALIWGPDSGSQACGDVGPGRMIDPLEIVANADAHFSRVNDLQHLSVMVTAGPTREALDPVRFISNHSSGKMGFAIAAAAAARGARVTLVTGPVNLPTPDNVTRIDVISAQEMHQAVMREAPQQHIVVGCAAVADYRAQVIADEKIKKQGDEISVTLVKNPDIIADVAAMSENRPYVVGFAAETSNVEEYARQKLARKQLDLICANDVSLSDQGFDSENNALHLFWPGGDKRLPHGSKHLLGQQLIDEIVSRYDEKNRRKNS
- the dut gene encoding dUTP diphosphatase → MMKKIDVKILDARIGQQFPLPTYATPGSAGLDLRACLDTAVELAAGATTLVPTGLAIHIADPSLAAVILPRSGLGHKHGVVLGNLVGLIDSDYQGQLMVSVWNRGSQSFIIEPGERIAQMVFVPVVQAEFNLVNDFVGSERGEGGFGHSGRH
- the slmA gene encoding nucleoid occlusion factor SlmA, with the translated sequence MAEKENTKRNRREEILQALAQMLESSDGSQRITTAKLAATVGVSEAALYRHFPSKTRMFDSLIEFIEDSLTTRINLILQDEKDTFNRLRLILLLILGFAEKNPGLTRILTGHALMFEQDRLQGRINQLFDRIESQLRQVLREHKLRSGEAFRHDETLLASQLLAFCEGMLSRFTRSEFRTLPTQDFDTRWPLLAAQLQ
- the pyrE gene encoding orotate phosphoribosyltransferase; the protein is MKAYQRQFIEFALSKQVLKFGEFTLKSGRISPYFFNAGLFNTGRDLALLGRFYAEALVDAGVEFDVLFGPAYKGIPIATTTAVALAEHHDRDVPYCFNRKEAKDHGEGGNLVGSPLKGRIMLVDDVITAGTAIRESMEIIAAQGASLAGVLIALDRQERGRGELSAIQEVERDFQCKVTSIITLQELITYLAEKPEMAAHLEAVKAYRAQFGV
- the rph gene encoding ribonuclease PH, whose product is MRPTGRSAQQIRPLTLTRHYTKHAEGSVLVEFGDTKVLCNATVEDGVPRFLKGQGQGWITAEYGMLPRSTHSRNAREAAKGKQGGRTLEIQRLIARSLRAAVDLNKLGEYTITLDCDVLQADGGTRTASITGACVALADALNGMVASGKLKTSPLKGMVAAVSVGIVNGEAVCDLEYVEDSAAETDMNVVMTEDGRMIEVQGTAEGEPFSHDELLSLLALARQGIEDIVRAQKAALAD